One window from the genome of Kaistella carnis encodes:
- the recF gene encoding DNA replication/repair protein RecF (All proteins in this family for which functions are known are DNA-binding proteins that assist the filamentation of RecA onto DNA for the initiation of recombination or recombinational repair.) yields the protein MIITNLKIQNFKNHQERDFDLSKQINCFVGNNGVGKTNILDALHYLSMAKSFLGNKDLNNIKTDEDFFTIEGTIDDGEKENIIKIQQPKDAKKIIKKNDKSYDRMADHIGFLPSVIISPYDSNLISDSGESRRKFLDAMISQTDSEYLFNLMQYQKTVQQRNALLKDFARNRYFDADSLEIYNEPLIKFGTRIFEKRKEFTNSIVPLIQSYYETISKGKENITVLYESDLSDNSFGDLLQQNLEKDRILTYTAKGIHKDDLLFEMNGIAMKKTASQGQQKSFLIALKLSQMNRIKELTGKTPILLLDDIFDKLDDSRVSQLIELVNQEHFGQIFITDTNKERTENVVKRINEESKIFELQ from the coding sequence ATGATCATTACTAATTTAAAAATACAGAATTTCAAAAACCATCAGGAAAGAGACTTCGATCTCTCTAAACAAATCAATTGCTTTGTAGGAAATAATGGCGTCGGAAAAACCAATATTCTCGATGCACTTCATTATTTATCGATGGCAAAAAGTTTTCTGGGAAATAAAGACCTCAATAATATTAAAACCGACGAAGACTTTTTCACCATTGAAGGAACAATTGATGATGGAGAAAAAGAAAACATCATCAAAATTCAGCAGCCGAAAGACGCCAAAAAAATTATTAAGAAAAACGATAAATCTTACGATAGAATGGCGGATCATATCGGTTTTTTGCCAAGCGTAATTATATCACCATACGATTCTAACTTGATTTCTGACTCCGGAGAAAGCCGCAGAAAATTTTTAGATGCGATGATTTCACAAACAGATTCGGAATATCTTTTTAACTTAATGCAATATCAGAAAACGGTTCAGCAGAGAAATGCTTTATTAAAGGATTTCGCCCGAAACAGATATTTTGATGCGGACAGTTTGGAAATTTATAATGAACCTTTAATTAAATTTGGAACCAGAATCTTTGAAAAAAGAAAAGAATTTACCAATTCTATTGTACCTTTAATTCAAAGTTATTATGAAACTATTTCTAAAGGAAAAGAGAATATTACCGTGCTTTATGAATCCGATTTGAGCGATAATTCCTTCGGAGATTTACTTCAACAAAATTTAGAAAAAGACAGAATCCTGACTTATACGGCAAAAGGAATTCATAAAGATGATTTACTTTTTGAAATGAACGGAATCGCAATGAAAAAAACTGCAAGTCAGGGACAGCAAAAATCTTTTTTAATTGCGTTAAAGTTATCTCAAATGAACAGAATTAAAGAATTAACGGGAAAAACTCCCATTCTTTTATTGGATGATATATTTGATAAACTTGATGATTCCAGAGTTTCACAATTGATCGAATTGGTTAATCAGGAACATTTTGGGCAAATATTTATTACCGACACCAATAAAGAGCGCACCGAAAATGTGGTCAAACGAATTAATGAAGAAAGCAAAATTTTTGAGCTACAATGA
- a CDS encoding recombinase, with protein MVFTFRDKDSFSTILIKYFSFRNETKSLDPLIEILHRIRKVHFTEVLNFLRENEEVTENFGYYIRNLFEGKPFNLSLTEANILSENAFYPELKKRLLDTFLPSVENEETIWYLVDTVSVRPKADLEFFRNLKKEDLDEVFRLLKIDRMILKPSVKNELLFSLNILAWRIIGNAMDVQVVNMAPEYRKFDNPFLAMQNEIDLLNQSYKENPEFLLTSKDVNYKQIKVYLKQCLEFVALAFKNSSKYGISGKINQSLLKIRQQLERMTDILSVMIFDKEEDVLTNSKRLFFKILEYKSHKNNLRELFSDSTTLKSHLITNHTAETGSHYIASTTKDYLMMFWRASGGGIIVGALCVLKLLYGYIPGSDFSHAFLYAFNYAMGFIMIFLMNYTLATKQPAMTAATMAKVLSEGENTQKNYTDFAHLVSKLFRTQFIAFMGNVLLAFPIALAIIYGIDVLFAQNFAAEKSTKLLTDLDPFESKAIFHACIAGFFLFISGIISGNVGNSSVFYHIPKRIEKNPFLNYFFGKSASKGLSDYYAKNWAGIISNFWFGIFLGITGPVGLFFGLDLDIRHITFASGNFALGLYGTDFSVTAKTFWISFVTVFLIGFFNFAVSFGLSMILAFRSRKVNFGEVKEIYREIVRYFLKNPLRFFLPIRSNLDNSAKEMVDNTVVTKPEDQ; from the coding sequence ATGGTATTCACTTTTCGCGATAAAGATAGTTTCAGTACAATACTGATCAAGTATTTTAGTTTTAGAAATGAAACCAAATCTCTCGATCCCTTAATCGAAATTTTACATAGAATTCGTAAAGTTCATTTTACGGAGGTTTTAAATTTCCTGCGGGAAAATGAAGAAGTTACAGAAAATTTTGGCTATTATATCCGGAATCTATTTGAAGGCAAACCCTTTAATCTATCACTTACCGAAGCCAATATTTTATCGGAAAATGCATTTTATCCGGAGTTAAAAAAACGGTTACTGGACACGTTTTTGCCCAGCGTAGAAAATGAAGAAACGATCTGGTATTTGGTCGATACAGTATCTGTTCGCCCGAAAGCTGACCTGGAGTTTTTCAGAAATTTGAAAAAAGAGGATTTAGATGAAGTCTTCAGATTGCTGAAAATTGATCGGATGATTCTAAAGCCCAGCGTTAAAAATGAACTTTTGTTTTCTTTAAATATTCTTGCCTGGCGAATTATCGGAAATGCGATGGATGTGCAGGTGGTGAATATGGCACCTGAATACAGAAAATTCGACAATCCTTTTTTGGCTATGCAAAACGAAATCGATTTGCTGAACCAAAGTTATAAAGAGAATCCTGAGTTTCTCCTGACCAGTAAAGATGTCAATTATAAGCAGATCAAAGTCTATTTAAAACAATGTCTGGAGTTTGTAGCTCTGGCTTTTAAGAACTCTTCGAAATACGGGATTTCCGGGAAAATTAATCAGTCTTTATTAAAAATAAGACAACAACTTGAAAGAATGACCGATATTCTTTCGGTGATGATTTTCGATAAAGAAGAGGATGTTTTAACGAATTCGAAAAGACTCTTTTTTAAAATTTTGGAATATAAATCCCATAAAAACAATTTACGGGAATTATTTTCTGACAGCACTACTTTAAAATCGCATCTGATTACGAATCACACTGCAGAAACAGGATCTCATTATATCGCATCTACGACGAAAGATTATTTGATGATGTTTTGGCGTGCAAGTGGTGGTGGGATTATTGTAGGAGCGCTTTGTGTACTTAAATTATTGTACGGTTACATTCCGGGTAGTGATTTTTCGCATGCGTTTCTCTACGCTTTTAATTATGCTATGGGGTTCATTATGATTTTTCTAATGAATTATACCTTGGCTACAAAACAGCCTGCAATGACGGCCGCAACGATGGCGAAAGTACTTTCTGAAGGAGAAAATACTCAGAAAAATTATACCGATTTTGCACATTTGGTTTCTAAATTATTCCGAACGCAGTTTATTGCATTTATGGGCAATGTTCTGTTGGCATTTCCTATTGCGCTCGCCATTATTTATGGAATAGATGTCCTGTTTGCGCAAAATTTTGCCGCCGAAAAGTCGACAAAACTGTTAACAGACTTAGATCCATTTGAGTCAAAAGCAATTTTTCATGCGTGTATTGCTGGTTTCTTTCTTTTTATCTCCGGAATTATTTCAGGAAACGTAGGCAATAGTTCTGTATTTTATCATATTCCAAAAAGGATTGAGAAGAATCCTTTTTTAAATTATTTTTTTGGAAAATCGGCCTCGAAAGGTTTGTCCGATTACTATGCGAAAAACTGGGCGGGCATTATTTCGAATTTCTGGTTTGGAATCTTCCTGGGAATTACAGGTCCTGTAGGACTTTTCTTTGGTTTAGATCTAGATATCAGACACATTACTTTTGCTTCCGGAAACTTTGCTTTGGGATTATACGGCACTGATTTTTCTGTAACGGCGAAGACCTTTTGGATTTCTTTTGTGACCGTTTTCCTTATCGGTTTCTTCAATTTCGCGGTGAGTTTTGGCTTGTCGATGATATTGGCGTTCCGTTCCAGAAAAGTGAATTTCGGAGAAGTAAAAGAGATTTATAGAGAAATTGTTAGATATTTCCTTAAAAATCCACTGCGTTTTTTCTTACCGATTCGTTCAAATTTGGATAACAGTGCAAAGGAAATGGTAGACAATACGGTAGTTACAAAACCAGAAGATCAATAA
- the mtgA gene encoding monofunctional biosynthetic peptidoglycan transglycosylase, producing MWKKIKRIIYIIILANILFIVWGKFFNPPITITQIGGLMEYGKLKRDYISYDEMGSNVKKAVIAAEDQSFFVHNGFDYKAIEKAMKYNQKGKKLRGGSTISQQTAKNIFLWQGRSWIRKGFEAVYTFIIELVWGKDVILERYLNSIEMGRGVFGVESASKYYFNKSSKDLTKSEAAWIATILPNPRKYDPKNPSAYLNKKHTWIMRQMNNITLK from the coding sequence ATGTGGAAGAAAATTAAAAGAATTATTTATATTATCATTCTCGCAAACATCCTTTTTATTGTTTGGGGAAAATTTTTTAATCCGCCCATAACGATTACGCAGATTGGAGGGTTAATGGAATACGGGAAGCTCAAAAGAGATTACATATCGTATGATGAAATGGGAAGTAATGTAAAAAAAGCCGTGATCGCGGCGGAAGATCAAAGTTTTTTTGTGCACAATGGATTTGATTATAAAGCCATCGAAAAAGCAATGAAATACAACCAAAAAGGTAAAAAACTTCGTGGCGGCAGTACGATTTCTCAGCAGACTGCAAAAAATATATTTTTATGGCAGGGAAGAAGCTGGATTAGAAAAGGTTTTGAAGCTGTTTACACCTTCATTATCGAGTTGGTTTGGGGAAAGGATGTTATTCTGGAACGATATCTTAATTCAATTGAAATGGGCCGTGGCGTTTTCGGTGTGGAGTCCGCTTCAAAATATTACTTTAACAAAAGTTCTAAAGATTTAACAAAAAGTGAAGCCGCCTGGATTGCAACCATACTTCCAAATCCACGAAAATATGATCCAAAAAATCCGTCGGCTTACCTGAACAAAAAGCACACTTGGATTATGCGACAGATGAATAATATCACGCTTAAATAA
- a CDS encoding ABC transporter substrate-binding protein, with the protein MKSTFFTFFMLFFLIACKKEAPTKLNDWQIISENVQFKEDEGNFHIKSGNFKFDIPKEKLPFKKVILLNASLVGYFAELNLEHNIIGISSPEYVYSKKIQQLVQNGKIQNVGNEQKYDLEKIIALKPDAIFTNYIASFENTYDLIKKNGIEIIFLDEYLEQDPLEKSKYLLLFGQLFNQEQAAASRFDLIAKRYDSLTALAKSAANRPIVLANEMYGNQWFLPGGKSNLAQFIHDANAIYINADNAESKAIPLSFEEVFVKGQKAEYWVNIGNHQHKRELLQINPNYTKLPVYNQGKLYTINGREVGKSNDYFESGVVRADLVLQDYIKIFHSELLPDYKLTYLRELK; encoded by the coding sequence ATGAAATCGACTTTTTTTACATTTTTTATGCTTTTTTTTCTTATTGCTTGTAAAAAGGAAGCTCCAACGAAGTTAAATGATTGGCAAATTATTTCAGAAAATGTCCAGTTTAAAGAAGATGAAGGTAATTTTCACATCAAATCAGGTAATTTTAAATTTGATATTCCAAAAGAAAAACTTCCTTTTAAAAAAGTGATTTTGCTTAACGCAAGTTTGGTGGGCTATTTTGCAGAACTCAATTTGGAACATAATATTATTGGAATATCAAGTCCCGAATATGTTTATTCTAAAAAAATTCAACAGCTCGTACAGAACGGGAAAATTCAAAATGTAGGAAATGAACAGAAATATGATCTGGAAAAAATTATAGCGCTAAAACCCGATGCTATTTTTACCAATTATATTGCGAGTTTTGAAAACACCTATGATTTAATAAAGAAAAATGGCATCGAAATTATTTTCCTGGATGAATATCTGGAGCAAGATCCTTTAGAAAAATCAAAATACCTTTTATTGTTCGGTCAACTTTTCAATCAGGAACAAGCAGCCGCAAGCCGATTTGATCTGATTGCGAAAAGATATGATTCTCTTACAGCCTTAGCAAAATCTGCAGCAAACAGACCGATCGTTCTAGCCAACGAAATGTATGGTAATCAGTGGTTTCTGCCGGGTGGGAAATCAAATTTAGCACAGTTTATTCATGATGCTAATGCAATCTACATTAATGCTGATAATGCTGAAAGCAAGGCAATTCCCTTAAGTTTTGAGGAAGTTTTTGTGAAAGGTCAAAAAGCTGAATACTGGGTAAACATCGGCAACCATCAACATAAAAGAGAATTGCTGCAGATCAATCCTAATTACACCAAACTTCCTGTGTACAATCAGGGTAAATTGTACACCATCAATGGCAGAGAAGTAGGTAAATCAAATGATTATTTTGAAAGTGGAGTGGTCAGAGCAGACCTTGTTCTTCAGGATTACATCAAGATTTTTCATTCTGAATTGTTGCCTGACTACAAATTGACCTATTTAAGGGAGTTGAAGTAA
- the prmA gene encoding 50S ribosomal protein L11 methyltransferase, translating into MQNYLEFNFKIEPLQPWNEILMAELIEIGFDSFTEEHDGILAYIQTELFKEEDLKEVHLLQNPDIKISYTYKEMPNINWNEEWEKNFSPINVEDQVSIRAEFHPNQNLPHEIIIQPKMSFGTGHHATTYLMIQQMLDMNFENKTVLDMGCGTSVLAIFAKQQGAGKTVAIDIDEWSVENSIENAARNNVQLEISQGTADNLGSENFDIILANINRNILISDIPTYVSVLNNGGQLLLSGLCFFDVDDILEVCTAQKLTLKKKLQREEWVSLLLEK; encoded by the coding sequence ATGCAAAATTACCTAGAATTCAATTTTAAAATAGAACCTTTACAACCCTGGAACGAAATCCTGATGGCAGAACTCATCGAAATCGGTTTCGATAGTTTTACAGAAGAACACGACGGGATTTTGGCCTACATTCAAACAGAATTGTTCAAGGAAGAAGACCTGAAAGAAGTTCATCTACTTCAAAATCCTGATATCAAGATTTCCTATACTTACAAAGAAATGCCAAATATCAACTGGAATGAAGAGTGGGAAAAAAACTTTTCTCCCATCAATGTTGAAGATCAGGTTTCCATTCGTGCAGAATTTCATCCCAATCAAAACTTACCGCACGAAATTATCATTCAGCCCAAGATGTCTTTCGGAACCGGCCATCACGCCACAACCTATTTGATGATTCAGCAAATGCTTGACATGAACTTCGAAAACAAAACTGTTTTAGATATGGGTTGCGGAACTTCTGTTTTAGCCATTTTTGCCAAACAGCAAGGTGCCGGAAAAACCGTAGCTATTGATATCGATGAATGGTCCGTAGAAAACTCGATTGAAAATGCAGCGAGAAATAATGTACAATTGGAAATCTCTCAAGGAACTGCGGATAATTTAGGCAGTGAAAATTTCGATATTATCTTAGCCAACATCAATCGAAATATTTTAATTTCGGATATTCCAACGTATGTTTCTGTTTTAAATAATGGCGGTCAATTATTATTGTCCGGTTTATGTTTCTTCGATGTAGATGATATTCTGGAAGTTTGTACCGCACAAAAACTAACTTTGAAAAAGAAACTGCAAAGAGAAGAATGGGTTTCTTTACTCTTGGAAAAATAA
- a CDS encoding lactonase family protein, which translates to MKKIISILIIIFSFSNLYSQNTFVFLGSFNRDKTTDGIYVYQLNTDNGKLTKVTTVKNILNPSFLTISPNGKYVFACTESKTKNAGSVSSFEFNPHNKTLNVINSQKSGGENPVYLTVHKNGKWLINANYTEGSISVYPISENGMIDPLVQNFQFEEGSLNKDRQDRSHIHSAVFSPNFDYLFFPDLGADKIRTYKFENEQSRPLQIAAIPYTKTILGSGPRHFTFHPNAKFAYCIDELTGTVDAYKYENGKLEGIQRINTHSDKQKDNFESSDIHISPDGKFLYASNRGSKNNIAIFEIHENGTLKNVGYQSTLGKHPRIFAIDESGKFLIATNSVSGDVVVFKRNFETGLLKKVGKKIKIFGVSSVQIKKYDQ; encoded by the coding sequence TTGAAAAAAATAATCTCTATCCTAATTATTATTTTCTCCTTTAGTAATTTGTATTCTCAAAATACGTTTGTCTTTTTGGGGTCATTTAACAGAGACAAAACCACGGACGGAATATATGTTTATCAATTAAATACCGACAACGGAAAACTCACCAAAGTGACAACCGTAAAAAACATTCTCAATCCATCTTTTCTAACCATATCTCCAAACGGAAAATATGTTTTTGCCTGCACAGAAAGCAAAACTAAAAATGCAGGAAGTGTAAGCAGTTTTGAATTTAATCCACACAATAAAACTCTCAACGTCATCAACAGTCAGAAAAGTGGTGGGGAAAATCCTGTTTATCTTACCGTTCATAAAAATGGAAAATGGCTCATCAACGCGAATTATACGGAAGGCAGTATTTCTGTTTACCCAATTTCCGAAAATGGAATGATTGATCCTTTGGTACAAAACTTTCAATTTGAAGAAGGAAGCCTCAATAAAGATAGGCAAGATCGCTCACATATTCATTCGGCGGTTTTTTCACCCAACTTTGACTATTTATTTTTCCCGGATCTTGGCGCAGATAAGATTCGAACCTATAAATTTGAGAATGAACAAAGCAGACCTCTCCAAATTGCAGCGATACCATATACGAAAACAATTTTAGGAAGCGGACCAAGACATTTTACGTTTCATCCCAACGCAAAATTTGCCTATTGCATTGATGAATTGACAGGAACCGTAGATGCGTACAAATATGAAAATGGAAAATTGGAAGGCATTCAACGAATAAATACGCATTCCGATAAACAAAAAGACAATTTCGAAAGTTCAGATATTCATATTTCTCCTGATGGAAAATTTTTATACGCATCAAATCGTGGCTCCAAAAATAACATCGCAATTTTTGAAATTCATGAAAATGGAACTTTAAAAAATGTTGGTTATCAATCAACTTTAGGGAAACATCCACGAATATTTGCAATTGACGAATCCGGAAAATTTCTTATCGCAACAAATTCTGTAAGTGGCGATGTCGTTGTCTTTAAGAGAAATTTTGAAACTGGTTTATTAAAAAAAGTAGGCAAAAAAATAAAAATATTTGGGGTCTCTTCTGTGCAAATTAAAAAATATGATCAGTAA
- a CDS encoding glycosyltransferase: MQSISIIIAIYNRRDELFELLNSLSHQTDKDFEVIIVDDGSLIDLRPTAELFHETLPIEFFRKENSGPGLSRNYGAKRAKNDWLVFVDSDVIVETDYIQNIKKNLSEIPCDAFGGADKAHKGFNLMQKAISYSMTSVFTTGGIRGNKKAVTKFQPRSFNMGVRKTAFEKVGGFSEMRIGEDPDLSMRLWENGFTTAFFYDIGVYHKRRVDFGKFSKQVYQFGCARPILNQRHPKYVKISFAFPSLFLLGYFLGFIEYFFFQKGLILGLYGFYTFVVFFHALYQTKNISIAAMAIISTYIQMFSYGYGFLKSWILLNVFRQKPEDAFPSHFHKE, from the coding sequence ATGCAGTCAATCTCAATAATCATCGCCATTTACAACCGAAGAGACGAACTTTTCGAGCTGCTAAATTCCTTGTCGCATCAAACCGATAAAGATTTTGAGGTGATCATTGTCGACGATGGTTCTTTAATTGATTTACGTCCGACTGCCGAGTTATTTCACGAAACTTTACCTATAGAATTCTTTCGTAAAGAAAATTCCGGTCCCGGATTATCTCGAAATTATGGCGCCAAAAGAGCCAAAAACGACTGGCTCGTTTTCGTCGATTCCGATGTCATCGTTGAAACCGATTATATTCAAAATATAAAGAAGAACCTTTCAGAAATTCCATGCGACGCATTCGGTGGCGCAGACAAAGCCCACAAAGGCTTTAATCTCATGCAGAAAGCAATTTCCTATTCCATGACTTCCGTTTTCACTACGGGTGGAATTCGGGGGAATAAGAAAGCAGTAACTAAATTTCAACCCCGTAGTTTCAACATGGGGGTTCGAAAAACAGCCTTCGAGAAAGTCGGTGGTTTTTCAGAAATGCGCATCGGCGAAGATCCCGATCTTTCCATGCGGCTTTGGGAGAATGGCTTTACGACAGCCTTTTTCTATGATATTGGCGTTTATCATAAGCGTAGAGTTGACTTCGGAAAATTCTCAAAACAAGTTTATCAGTTTGGTTGTGCGCGTCCCATTCTGAATCAACGCCATCCGAAATATGTGAAGATTTCCTTCGCATTTCCTTCTCTATTTCTATTAGGCTATTTTCTCGGCTTCATCGAGTACTTTTTCTTTCAGAAAGGTTTAATTTTAGGCCTTTACGGTTTTTATACCTTCGTCGTGTTTTTTCATGCGTTGTACCAAACCAAAAATATCAGCATAGCCGCAATGGCTATTATTTCCACGTATATTCAGATGTTTTCCTACGGTTATGGTTTTCTTAAATCCTGGATTTTACTCAATGTTTTCCGTCAAAAACCCGAAGATGCGTTTCCTTCTCATTTTCATAAAGAATAA
- a CDS encoding THUMP domain-containing class I SAM-dependent RNA methyltransferase has translation MDIENLKIQIKTFFGLEEILAEEIRKLGGANVEVKNRAVNVEGDLGFLYKINYSARTALKILVPVLTFKAWDENRFYDKLFDFPWDEYMTVDQSFAIDTTIYSERFSHSQFMSLKMKDAIVDFFKFKYNKRPSVDTQQPDIKLHLHIDRELVTISLDSSGDALFKRGYRKEQGEAPLNEVLASGMLQLAGWDGKGNFLDPMCGSGTLLIEAAMIALDLPAQTFRKRFGFQNWLNYDVELFQTIKEVRLNRVKEFTGKIVGYDIDPDMLHAARVNIEAAEMDDIIEVREQDFFESKKELFPLMMVFNPPYDERIVINDDEFYAKIGDTFKKNYPNTLAWLISSDLDSLKRVGLRPSRKIKLFNGKLECRFMQYEMYEGTKKIHKLESKEGDS, from the coding sequence ATGGATATAGAAAACTTAAAAATACAGATAAAAACTTTTTTCGGCCTCGAAGAAATTTTAGCAGAAGAAATTAGAAAGCTGGGCGGCGCAAATGTAGAAGTTAAAAACCGTGCGGTAAATGTTGAAGGTGATTTAGGCTTTCTTTATAAAATTAATTACTCAGCCAGAACGGCACTGAAGATTTTGGTTCCGGTTTTAACATTCAAAGCTTGGGATGAAAACCGTTTCTACGACAAACTTTTTGATTTTCCGTGGGATGAATATATGACCGTTGATCAAAGTTTTGCCATTGACACGACCATTTATTCTGAAAGATTTTCGCATTCTCAGTTCATGTCTTTAAAGATGAAAGATGCGATCGTGGATTTCTTTAAATTCAAATATAATAAAAGACCGAGTGTTGATACGCAACAACCGGATATTAAACTGCACCTTCACATCGATAGAGAATTGGTTACAATTTCTCTGGATTCTTCCGGTGATGCTTTATTCAAAAGAGGTTACAGAAAAGAACAGGGCGAAGCGCCATTGAATGAAGTGCTTGCGTCCGGAATGTTGCAGTTAGCAGGTTGGGACGGAAAAGGAAATTTCCTGGATCCAATGTGTGGTTCCGGAACCTTACTAATCGAAGCGGCCATGATCGCTTTGGATTTACCGGCGCAGACCTTCCGCAAAAGATTCGGTTTTCAAAACTGGTTAAATTACGACGTAGAATTATTTCAGACTATTAAAGAAGTTCGCCTTAATCGCGTGAAAGAATTCACCGGCAAAATTGTAGGATACGATATCGATCCCGATATGTTGCATGCAGCTCGCGTGAATATAGAAGCTGCAGAAATGGACGATATCATCGAAGTGAGAGAACAGGATTTCTTTGAATCTAAAAAGGAATTATTCCCACTCATGATGGTTTTCAATCCACCTTACGATGAAAGAATTGTTATTAACGATGATGAGTTTTACGCTAAAATCGGAGACACCTTTAAGAAGAACTATCCAAATACTTTGGCCTGGTTGATTTCCTCAGATTTAGATTCTTTGAAAAGAGTCGGATTAAGACCTTCACGTAAAATCAAACTTTTCAACGGGAAACTGGAATGTCGATTTATGCAGTACGAAATGTATGAAGGAACGAAGAAAATTCATAAGTTAGAAAGTAAAGAAGGAGACAGTTAA
- a CDS encoding class I SAM-dependent methyltransferase — translation MAWFETWFDTPYYHILYKDRDFAEAENFITLLINHLKIQKGSKIIDLACGKGRHSVFLNQMGYEVFGLDLSQQSIDHNKKFENPDLKFEVHDMREEIYGQLSSQKVDGVFNLFTSFGYFEDEKDDQKVFQSISNILKDDGYFVLDFLNAKWVENTLIKEGKISKGGIEFLIKKKIEDQHIIKDITFKDQGKDYHFFEKVKLHTLEEINDYAKEFGFERQLIFGDYHLGDFDLERSPRCINLFKKVE, via the coding sequence ATGGCATGGTTTGAAACTTGGTTTGATACTCCTTATTATCATATTCTTTATAAAGACAGAGATTTTGCAGAAGCAGAAAATTTTATCACCTTATTAATCAATCACTTAAAAATTCAGAAAGGATCAAAAATTATTGACCTCGCTTGCGGGAAAGGAAGACATTCTGTGTTTTTGAACCAAATGGGTTACGAGGTCTTTGGTTTAGATTTGTCCCAGCAGAGCATTGATCATAACAAAAAGTTTGAAAATCCGGACTTGAAATTTGAAGTTCATGATATGCGTGAAGAGATTTATGGTCAATTGTCTTCGCAAAAAGTAGACGGTGTTTTCAATCTTTTTACCAGTTTTGGATATTTTGAAGATGAAAAAGACGATCAAAAAGTTTTTCAGTCAATTTCAAATATTTTAAAGGACGATGGCTATTTTGTTTTGGATTTTCTGAATGCAAAATGGGTGGAAAACACTTTAATTAAAGAGGGGAAAATATCGAAAGGTGGAATCGAATTCCTTATTAAAAAGAAGATTGAAGATCAACATATCATTAAAGACATTACTTTTAAAGATCAGGGAAAAGATTATCATTTCTTTGAAAAAGTAAAACTTCACACTTTGGAGGAAATCAATGATTATGCAAAGGAATTTGGATTTGAACGACAATTAATTTTCGGGGATTATCATTTGGGGGACTTCGATTTGGAAAGATCACCACGATGCATCAACCTGTTTAAAAAAGTAGAATAA
- a CDS encoding ZIP family metal transporter codes for MIVILLILSVLLGVFLGKFFGDREKFAKNLLVVSAGFLITICLNEVFPEVYSGDNHHIGLWVIGGVLLQMLLENLTKGFEHGHFHHHTEGKNILPLALMIGLFIHAFLEGIPLANEKEVLSPYLTGILVHNIPISFILGAFLVKNKKFSASAFLIIAIFALASPFGLFLGQYFNPNLEVYFLALVGGIFLHISSVIIFESNKNHNVDWKKIGLVALGILLAMTGHLFHSH; via the coding sequence ATGATTGTTATTCTTTTAATTCTAAGTGTTTTATTGGGCGTTTTTTTGGGAAAATTTTTCGGTGATCGGGAAAAATTCGCAAAGAATCTATTAGTTGTAAGTGCGGGTTTCTTGATTACAATTTGCTTGAATGAGGTTTTCCCGGAAGTTTATTCGGGCGATAATCATCATATTGGATTATGGGTAATTGGCGGAGTTTTACTTCAAATGTTACTGGAAAATTTAACCAAAGGATTTGAGCATGGTCACTTTCATCATCATACTGAAGGAAAAAATATTCTTCCCTTAGCGCTGATGATCGGTCTGTTTATTCATGCTTTTTTGGAAGGAATTCCCCTAGCCAACGAAAAAGAAGTCTTAAGCCCTTATCTGACCGGTATTCTCGTACATAATATTCCTATTTCATTTATTTTAGGAGCTTTTTTAGTTAAAAACAAAAAGTTTTCAGCTTCGGCTTTTTTAATTATTGCAATTTTTGCTCTGGCTTCCCCTTTTGGATTGTTTTTAGGACAATATTTTAATCCGAATTTAGAAGTGTATTTCCTGGCTTTGGTTGGGGGAATTTTCCTTCATATCTCCTCCGTCATCATTTTCGAAAGTAATAAGAACCATAATGTTGACTGGAAAAAAATTGGTCTGGTTGCTTTGGGAATTCTTTTGGCAATGACGGGACATTTATTTCACAGCCATTAA